From Verrucomicrobiota bacterium JB022, one genomic window encodes:
- the urtC gene encoding urea ABC transporter permease subunit UrtC: MSLSQPITRDKNLWAIGIFVLIGAVALPLLNSAGVVADFQLNTWGKYLCYATLAVSVNLLWGYTGLLSLGQALFFALGGYAFGMYLMLMIGEDPNYHTRLPDFMDFMGMQELPWHWKPFENAGFAVLAVILVPAIVALIFGFLAFRARIKGVYFSIITQTLTYAAALLFFRNEFTFGGNNGFTDFKEMFGLSLYTSGTQRGLFIASALYLAACLFFNWWLTRTKFGKIQQAIRDSENRVRFSGYDTLNYKMLIFTAAAVIGGVGGALYVPQVGIINPNEMMPAKSLEAVVWVAVGGRGRLWGPVIGAILVNAIKSWATVQFPNYWLIMLGALFLFVVLFMPAGIAGIPSQFKHWRKKMASRREMPAEPVKAAEPVAEVETAKSST; encoded by the coding sequence ATGTCACTTTCACAACCCATCACTCGAGACAAGAACCTCTGGGCCATCGGCATCTTCGTGCTGATCGGTGCCGTCGCGCTGCCGCTGCTCAACTCAGCCGGTGTCGTCGCCGACTTCCAGCTCAACACCTGGGGCAAGTATCTCTGCTACGCCACGCTGGCGGTGAGCGTGAACCTGCTTTGGGGTTATACGGGCCTGCTCAGCCTCGGCCAGGCCCTCTTTTTCGCCCTCGGGGGCTACGCCTTCGGCATGTATCTCATGCTCATGATCGGCGAAGACCCCAATTACCACACGCGCCTGCCGGACTTCATGGACTTCATGGGGATGCAGGAGCTGCCGTGGCACTGGAAGCCCTTTGAAAACGCTGGCTTTGCCGTCCTGGCCGTGATCCTCGTGCCCGCGATTGTGGCGCTGATCTTCGGCTTCCTGGCCTTCCGGGCGCGCATCAAGGGCGTCTACTTCTCCATCATCACGCAGACACTGACTTACGCCGCCGCACTGCTCTTCTTCCGCAACGAATTCACCTTCGGCGGTAACAACGGCTTTACGGACTTCAAGGAGATGTTCGGCCTGAGCCTCTACACCTCAGGCACCCAGCGCGGGCTGTTCATCGCCAGCGCACTCTACCTGGCGGCGTGTCTATTCTTCAACTGGTGGCTCACGCGCACGAAGTTCGGCAAGATCCAGCAGGCGATCCGCGACAGCGAAAACCGCGTGCGTTTTTCCGGCTACGACACGCTGAACTACAAGATGCTGATCTTTACCGCTGCCGCCGTGATCGGCGGGGTGGGCGGCGCGCTCTACGTGCCGCAGGTCGGCATCATCAACCCGAACGAGATGATGCCCGCCAAATCGCTCGAAGCAGTCGTCTGGGTGGCTGTGGGAGGTCGCGGACGCCTCTGGGGCCCCGTCATCGGCGCGATTCTGGTCAACGCGATCAAGAGCTGGGCGACGGTGCAGTTCCCGAACTACTGGCTGATCATGCTGGGCGCGCTGTTCCTCTTCGTCGTGCTCTTCATGCCGGCCGGTATCGCGGGCATCCCCTCGCAGTTCAAGCACTGGCGCAAGAAGATGGCCTCGCGTCGCGAGATGCCAGCCGAGCCCGTAAAGGCAGCCGAACCGGTCGCTGAAGTCGAAACCGCCAAAAGCTCCACCTGA
- the urtB gene encoding urea ABC transporter permease subunit UrtB yields MHPPTLSHICRLLLLPLLFCLPSLLTAQDEEEAVPSRTLFMEALTAEPDRANEILQELAARGATEVRPLLEAWRAGGVYAYQGEPDTQPVYVTLETTAEQEPTGKTYLRSAATGDFIENAEGDAIVVEKSSLEPMFPSRRLRRNLLQVVDVIALGSPQAHERASAAIALGLKGESDYLKALEERRAVEENGAVQEALDEGIALSQLALAEREIKLQAVQRLDELNSIPALDRIRALQREATAEGSDWSADDIAVLNKAIASIEGYLKWVDFFGTAFRGLSAGAVLLVVALGLAITFGLMGVINMAHGEMIALGAYTVYFVQIGIIAVFGPTGKEWYFLAAIPTAFVVSAFAGLLLERGVIQFLYKRPLESLLATWGVSWILQQSFKLIFGAQNKNVESPTWLLGNMTFFDISFGYNRLFIILFAILILVGTWLLLTKTPLGLCIRAVMQNPQMAASMGISTSRTRMATFAFGSGLAGLAGAFLSQIGSVGSGLGQTYIVDSFMVVVAGGVGNLLGTLYTALGIGVVDNTLQPFLGPVMGKICVLFAIILFLQWKPGGLFPARSRALD; encoded by the coding sequence ATGCATCCTCCCACTCTCTCGCATATCTGTCGCCTCCTGCTCTTGCCGCTGCTCTTTTGCCTGCCTTCCCTCCTCACGGCGCAAGACGAAGAGGAGGCCGTGCCCTCCCGCACGCTCTTCATGGAAGCGCTGACGGCTGAGCCCGACCGCGCCAACGAAATCCTGCAAGAGCTGGCCGCGCGCGGTGCCACCGAAGTCCGCCCGCTGCTGGAAGCATGGCGCGCCGGTGGTGTCTACGCCTATCAGGGTGAGCCCGACACGCAGCCCGTCTACGTGACGCTTGAAACGACGGCCGAGCAGGAACCTACCGGAAAAACCTATCTGCGCAGTGCCGCGACCGGCGACTTCATCGAAAACGCCGAAGGCGATGCGATCGTGGTGGAGAAAAGCAGCCTTGAGCCCATGTTCCCTTCGCGCCGCCTGCGCCGCAACCTGCTGCAAGTGGTCGATGTGATCGCCCTCGGCTCACCGCAGGCCCATGAGCGCGCATCAGCCGCCATCGCGCTTGGTCTCAAAGGTGAGAGCGACTACCTCAAGGCCCTCGAAGAGCGCCGCGCGGTCGAGGAAAACGGCGCGGTACAGGAAGCGCTAGACGAGGGCATTGCGCTCTCGCAACTCGCCCTGGCCGAACGCGAGATCAAGCTGCAGGCGGTTCAGCGACTCGATGAGCTGAATTCTATCCCGGCGCTTGACCGTATCCGCGCGCTGCAACGAGAAGCCACCGCCGAAGGCTCCGACTGGAGCGCGGACGATATCGCGGTGCTCAACAAAGCCATTGCCAGCATCGAAGGCTACCTCAAGTGGGTCGACTTTTTTGGCACCGCCTTCCGCGGCCTTTCCGCCGGTGCCGTCTTGCTCGTCGTCGCCCTCGGCCTCGCCATCACCTTCGGCCTGATGGGCGTCATCAACATGGCCCACGGGGAGATGATCGCGCTCGGCGCTTACACCGTCTATTTCGTCCAGATCGGCATCATCGCTGTCTTCGGCCCGACGGGTAAGGAGTGGTATTTCCTCGCCGCTATTCCGACCGCTTTTGTGGTGAGCGCCTTTGCTGGCCTGCTGCTGGAGCGGGGCGTCATCCAGTTTCTCTACAAGCGCCCGCTGGAAAGCCTGCTGGCGACCTGGGGCGTGTCCTGGATCCTCCAGCAGTCGTTCAAGCTGATCTTCGGCGCACAAAACAAGAACGTCGAAAGCCCCACCTGGCTCTTGGGCAACATGACGTTCTTCGACATCAGCTTCGGCTACAACCGCCTATTCATTATCCTCTTTGCCATCCTGATCCTGGTCGGCACCTGGCTCCTGCTCACAAAGACGCCCCTCGGTCTGTGCATCCGCGCGGTGATGCAAAACCCGCAGATGGCCGCCAGCATGGGCATCAGCACCTCGCGCACTCGCATGGCCACCTTTGCCTTCGGTTCGGGCCTGGCAGGCCTCGCCGGCGCGTTCCTTTCGCAGATTGGCAGTGTCGGCTCCGGCCTGGGGCAGACGTACATCGTCGACAGCTTCATGGTCGTCGTGGCCGGCGGGGTGGGGAACCTGCTCGGCACGCTCTACACCGCGCTCGGCATCGGCGTGGTCGACAACACGCTGCAGCCCTTCCTCGGGCCTGTCATGGGCAAGATTTGTGTCCTCTTCGCCATCATCCTCTTCCTGCAATGGAAGCCAGGCGGCCTTTTCCCGGCCCGCTCCCGTGCTCTCGATTAA
- the urtA gene encoding urea ABC transporter substrate-binding protein translates to MGRSALALGASLLGLTSLAQAQETVKVGVLHSLSGTMAISETSLRDVLLFAFDEINAQGGVLGKKIEPVVVDGASDWPLFAEKAKQLLVQDDVAVVFGCWTSVSRKSVLPVFEQEKGLLFYPVQYEGEEMSPNIFYTAEAVNQQAIPAVDFLLEEGRKKFYLIGTDYVYPQTTNLVLLEYLRSKGVEVENIGGGLRRDGSGNVISAGTYTPFGHTDYQQIVADIKKFAASGDACVINTINGDSNVAFFKEFAASGLTADDCPVVSFSLSEDEFRSLPAADLAGHLGSWTYFMSLDTPENKKFVANFQKWLKTAKVEGLERDNRVTCSPMVLSYNGVYLWKAAVEKAGTFDVEKVVAELEKGISFDGPGGEVTTQKNHHLTKDVYIGETLPNGQFRVIESYEDVVGEPFLKGTFQ, encoded by the coding sequence ATGGGCCGCTCAGCGCTGGCGCTGGGCGCGTCCCTCCTGGGCTTGACCTCACTCGCCCAGGCCCAGGAAACAGTCAAGGTTGGCGTGCTGCATTCGCTTAGCGGCACGATGGCGATCAGCGAAACGTCCCTCCGCGACGTGTTGCTGTTCGCATTCGACGAAATCAACGCTCAAGGCGGCGTGCTCGGGAAGAAGATCGAGCCCGTCGTCGTCGATGGGGCTTCGGACTGGCCGCTCTTTGCCGAAAAGGCCAAGCAGCTGCTGGTGCAAGACGATGTCGCGGTGGTCTTCGGATGCTGGACCTCCGTCAGCCGCAAGTCCGTCCTGCCCGTCTTCGAGCAGGAAAAGGGGCTGCTCTTCTACCCCGTGCAGTATGAGGGCGAAGAAATGTCGCCCAACATCTTCTATACGGCCGAAGCGGTGAACCAGCAGGCAATTCCGGCGGTCGACTTCCTCCTCGAAGAAGGGCGCAAGAAGTTCTACCTGATCGGCACCGACTACGTTTACCCGCAAACCACCAACCTCGTGCTGCTCGAATACCTGCGCAGCAAGGGCGTGGAAGTGGAAAACATCGGTGGCGGCCTCCGTCGCGACGGCAGCGGTAACGTGATCTCGGCCGGCACCTACACGCCGTTCGGTCACACCGACTACCAGCAGATCGTGGCCGACATTAAGAAGTTTGCCGCCTCGGGTGACGCCTGCGTGATCAACACGATCAACGGCGATTCCAATGTGGCGTTCTTCAAGGAATTCGCCGCCTCCGGCCTCACCGCCGACGACTGCCCCGTGGTTTCGTTCTCCCTCTCCGAAGACGAGTTCCGCTCCCTCCCGGCAGCCGATCTCGCGGGTCACCTCGGCTCCTGGACCTATTTCATGAGCCTCGACACGCCGGAGAACAAGAAGTTCGTCGCCAACTTCCAAAAGTGGCTCAAGACCGCCAAGGTCGAAGGCCTGGAGCGCGACAACCGCGTGACCTGCTCCCCGATGGTGCTTTCCTACAACGGTGTCTACCTCTGGAAGGCCGCCGTGGAAAAGGCTGGCACGTTCGACGTGGAGAAGGTCGTAGCCGAGCTCGAGAAGGGCATCTCCTTCGACGGCCCGGGCGGTGAAGTCACCACCCAGAAGAATCACCACCTCACGAAGGACGTCTACATCGGCGAAACGCTGCCCAACGGCCAGTTCCGCGTGATCGAATCCTACGAAGATGTGGTCGGCGAGCCCTTCCTCAAGGGCACGTTCCAATAG
- a CDS encoding transglutaminase family protein, with translation MALYRIRHTTTYEYGGAVTSSHQVARVEPLQGWGQVLHRFDFRVSPEPRDLIRRLDYFQNPVRFFSVFEPHPRLEVEAVSLVSVQRRTPVMSKLTPTCGEVRAEMRAPSSADALAAADFTYESPRIPLLKDARDFAQSTLADDRPVLEATLALAQKIFRTFKFMPGVTNAYSPISDFIKARKGVCQDFAHFMIACLRACGLPAAYVSGYIRTIPPPGKERLVGADASHAWVSIYVPQLGWVDVDPTNNVAVKEDHIVVARGRDYADVSLLRGTILGGGPQLIRVAVTVEPLEDTPAAEARSVAGGRARR, from the coding sequence ATGGCCCTTTATCGCATACGCCATACGACCACCTATGAATACGGCGGCGCTGTGACCTCGTCGCACCAGGTGGCGCGAGTCGAGCCGCTGCAAGGGTGGGGGCAGGTGCTCCATCGCTTCGACTTCCGCGTGAGCCCGGAGCCGCGCGACCTCATCCGGCGTCTGGATTATTTCCAGAATCCGGTCCGGTTCTTCAGCGTGTTCGAGCCGCACCCGCGGTTGGAGGTGGAGGCCGTCAGCCTTGTTTCGGTCCAGCGCCGCACGCCCGTGATGTCGAAGCTGACCCCGACTTGCGGAGAAGTCCGGGCGGAGATGCGGGCCCCCAGCAGCGCTGATGCACTCGCGGCGGCCGACTTTACCTACGAATCTCCCCGCATCCCGCTGTTAAAGGATGCGCGGGACTTTGCCCAGAGCACGCTGGCGGACGACCGCCCGGTGCTGGAGGCTACGCTGGCTTTGGCGCAAAAGATCTTCCGCACCTTCAAGTTCATGCCGGGCGTCACCAACGCCTACTCGCCGATCAGCGATTTCATCAAAGCGCGCAAGGGCGTGTGTCAGGACTTCGCGCACTTCATGATCGCCTGCCTGCGGGCCTGCGGCTTGCCGGCGGCCTACGTCAGCGGCTACATTCGCACCATCCCGCCGCCGGGCAAGGAGCGCCTGGTAGGGGCCGACGCCTCACACGCCTGGGTGTCGATCTATGTGCCGCAACTGGGCTGGGTGGATGTCGACCCGACCAACAACGTAGCGGTGAAGGAAGACCATATCGTGGTCGCCCGGGGGCGTGATTATGCAGACGTGTCGCTCTTGCGCGGCACCATTCTTGGCGGCGGCCCGCAACTGATCCGCGTCGCCGTGACGGTGGAGCCGCTCGAAGACACGCCGGCCGCCGAAGCACGATCCGTTGCCGGTGGCCGCGCTCGGCGGTAG